TATCCCTACATAGAGTACCGTCCAGCTAGGAGTCGCATTAACCCTCCGACCTGGACAGGCAAATTTGATGGTAAAAGTAGCAATCAACGCCAAATCCAAGAGAAATGAAAACCACCAGATCCCTTGTGCTACTATAGGAAGAGCAGGGAATACGCGAAAGACATAGGTCGATAAAATCATCCCAGCCATAGGAAAAGTGGCCATCCCAGATAAAAGAGGGGGCCTGGTCAATTCTTTCTTGGTTTCTTCCCAATTAAAAAGATGAACAACAAGAAAGAAAATCCACAACACTAGACCAGTCAGACTCAATAAATGCGACAGAACAGGCAAAGTATCTGCAATCAGATTTCCTGCACCTGCTAAACCTAATAAACAGCCAGAGAATACTAAGGGGAGCTTTTTCATCCTAGCCTCCAATAATCATGTTATTATTAGTATAGCATAAAAGCGCTTAAAATAGCATAGAAAAATGAAGACTGGATTGCTCAGCCTTCATTTTTTCTTTCTGATTCGAACTAGGCATAAGGTTGCAATTCTGGATTAATAGGCGTATTGGCTAGGTTGTTCGCATAGTTGCAAAGGCTAGCAAGACTAACACCGAGAACCACGTCCAAGGCATTTTGTTGCGTGTAGCCTGCTTCTAAAAATTCGCTAAGGGCTTCATCTCCTACACGCCCTTTGGTATTGATGACCGCCAAGGTAAACTTAGCTAGAGTATCTAGTTTTGGATCTGTTTCAATCGGAGTGCGGTTGCGAAGGGCTTGGAGAAGATCATCATTCATCTGGATTTGTTTGATTGAAAAGGCAGTATGTCCAGCCACGCAGAAAGCGCAACCATTGGTTACGGCTGCCGTGATTTGCACTACTTCACGCTCTACTGGTGTTAAGCTATTGCGACGGTTGATGGCTCCGACAGTTCGGTAGGCTTCAAGCGCGGTAGGAGCGTTAGCCAAGAGACCGATTAGGTTGGGAATATAGCCATTGTTATCTTTTTGTACTGTTTCAAGAACTTCTTTCACTTCTGCTGGTGCTGATTCTACTGTGTGGATGGTAAATGTTGTCATAAGAAACCTCTTTTCATTTTATTGTCATTTAGTCTATCATAGAATTTCCCCCTTGGATAATATATATTTTCAATCGCCTTGATAGGAAATGTCTATGAAATGAAAAAATCACACTAAAAGTGTGATTGGGTTAGTGTTTAAAATACTTTTTAGTCTCAGCAATGACGACTGGCGACAAGACCAAGAGGGCAATCAAGTTTGGCAGAGCCATCAAGGCGTTGACGATATCTGCGATAATCCAAACCATATCCAACTCGATAAATCCTCCCAACAAGACCATGACTACAAAGACTACACGATAGAGCCAGATAAAACGAACACCAAAGAGAAACTCAAAACAGCGCTCTCCGTAATAGTTCCATCCGAGGATCGTCGTAAAGGCAAAGAGCACAAGGAAGATGGTCAAAAGAGCAGGTCCAAAGTGTGAAAAAACTGTTGAAAAGGCTGACTGGGTCAAGGCAACTCCATTCAAATCACCACTCCAAACACCAGTTACCAAGATTGTCAGACCTGTCAGAGTACAGATAATCAAAGTATCAATAAAGGTTCCTGTCATGGAAATCAAGCCTTGCTCGACAGGCTCATTAGTCTTAGCTGCAGCCGCCGCAATCGGAGCAGAACCAAGACCAGATTCATTAGAAAAGACTCCTCGCGCCACACCATTCTGGATAGCCATCCGAATACTGGCACCTGCAAAACCACCTACCGCAGCCGCTGGACTAAAGGCTGAAGTAAAGATCAGTACAAGTGTGGCTGGGATTTTCTCGATATTAAAGAGAATAACTGTAAGAGTTCCTAAAATATAGACAATAGCCATAAAAGGAACCACTGCTGTCGAAACTTTTGATATGGATTTGAGGCCACCAAAGACGGCAATCCCTACAAAAACAGATAAAACGAGAGCTGTGATAGCTGGATTAATTTGAGCTGTATTTTGGATAGATTCTGTAATTGAATTGACTTGGGTAAAGGTACCAATCCCTAGAAGGGCTACCAATACACCCGCTAGGGCAAAGAAGATAGCAAGTGGACGCCACTTTTCTCCCATCCCCAAAAGGATGTAATGCATGGGTCCTCCAGCTACAGCTCCATTTGCATCCTTAGTACGGTATTTGATGGCCAGCAATCCTTCGGCATATTTGGTCGCCATCCCAAAGAAGGCCGCCATCCACATCCAAAAGAGGGCCCCTGATCCTCCAACCTTAATGGCTGTCGCTACCCCGATGATATTTCCCGTACCAACTGTGGCTGCTAGAGCCGTACAGAGAGCAGCAAAGCTCGACACATCGCCGTGCCCCTTGTCCTTGGTAAAGATCAACTGAAAGGCCTTAGGGAGACGAGTAACCTGCAAAAGGCCCAGTCGGATGGTCAAATAGATACCCGTTCCGACCAATAAGATCAAGAGGGGAGGCCCCCAAGCAAAAGCATCAAGCGCTTTAAGCAATTCTAACATGTCCTTCTCCTATCTTTCAACCCCAAAAGAAAGAGTACATGCAAGATACATGTACTCTGGAATGCTTAGATAAATGCCAAAAAGCGGTCTATCCTAGCTCTGTCCTTTTACCTGAGAGTTTGAGCAGTTACCTGCCTTGCCCCTTCGGTGCCTTTACGGTCTCTCCAGAGTTCCGTCCATTTACAGTCATGGAAAACAAACCTTTCTCCACTTCTATTAAACTTCATTCGGTGTTGGTATTTTATTTTTTATTATTCTACAAGAAAAGTTAGCCCTTGTCAATATATTCTATGAAATTTTTTGACTTTTCACTTCTTTTTTCAGAAAGAGTGAATCCTTCTTCTCTCTATCCTTTAAAGGTTACAATGGTGGCGCCACTGCCTCCAGCATTTTGTGGAGCATAGCCGAAACTCTTGACATGCTTGTTTCTTTGCAGGTATTTGGTGACGCCCTCACGGATGACTCCCGTACCGATACCGTGGATGATGTCGACTTGCGCCATGTTATTGAGCAGGGCTTGGTCGATAAAGGCGTCCAGCTCATTCATGGCCTCTTCGTACCGTTTGCCACGAAGATCCAGTCTGGCTTGTGGGCCACGACCAGATGCACGTTTCACGACATTGACTTGTTTTTTCTTGACTGGGGCTTCTTGCTGGGCCTGAACAAGGTCAAATTCTTTCTCTTCCAAGGTCATCTTGATCAAACCAACTTGGGCTTCCCAACGGCCGTCCTTAAGTTGATTGGTCAAGGTTCCACGTTGTCCATAACTGAGGACCACAATATCATCCCCCACCTTCGGAGCTCGTTTTTTCTTGGCCTTTTGAAGGACCTTGTTTTTAGACAAGTCGACTTTTTCAGGAGCCAGTTTTTTCAGCTCAGCCTTGGCCTCAATGATTTCGTGGGGTTTGAGTTGAGACTTACTGTGAAGATTCTTGAGAATCTGGTCACTCTCATTTAGAGCGAGTTCCACAATTTCAGCAGCTTGTTCACGCGCCTTGTTGAGCTCAGTTTCCTTCTCGCGATTGAGTTCGTTGTAAAGTTTTTTGAGTGCTCGGTTCATCTTGAGGTTTTCTTGCTCCACCTCACGGATATTGTCCAAGCGTTTGCGACTTTCAAGCGTTTGCTCTTCTAATTGCTCAATGATACGGTTGACATCATTATCTTGATTGACCTGCTGGCTGGCATCTCCTACGATGACATCTGACAAGCCCAGACGTTTGGCAATTTCAAAGGCATTGCTACGACCAGGAACTCCCTGCATAAAGCGATAGGTCGGACGCAGGCTGGCTGTATCAAACTCCATACTGGCATTTTGCACAAAGGCTGTTTCGATACCGTAGGCCTTGAGCTCTGGATAGTGGGTCGTCGCCATGGTCTTGACCTGACGCAGACGAAGATCCTCCAGAATAGCCATAGCAAGGGCTGCTCCTTCCTGCGGATCGGTACCTGCCCCAAGCTCATCTAGTAACAAGAGCGAGTGCTGGTTGACCTTGCCAAGAATATCTACGATATTGGTCATGTGGCTGGAGAAGGTAGACAAGCTCTGCTCAATAGACTGCTCATCTCCAATATCTGCGAAGATTTCCTCGAAAATACCGACACGACTTCCTTTATCAGCTAAAATGGGCAAACCAGATTGGGCCATGAGTTGAGTCAAGCCCAGGGTTTTGAGCATGATGGTCTTCCCACCAGTATTGGGACCTGTAATGACAATGGCTGTTAATTCCTTACCAAAGTGTACATCGTTCGCGACAGCATTTTTGACCAAAGGATGGCGAACATGAAGGAGTTGAATCTCTTGGTTCTCTGAAAGTTGAGGAACAACTGCTTGTCTTTCTTGGATGAAACGCACCTTGGCACGAATCAAGTCTAAATGGCCGATAATCCAAGCGTCATTAGCAATCTCAGCAGCATGAGGGCGGATCCGTTCTGAGAGCTCCTGCAGGATACGAATCATCTCATAGCGTTCGTCTGCTCGCAGACTAGCGATTTCTTCGCTCAGCTTGACCACCTCACGTGGCTCGATATAAACCGTATTCCCACTAGCAGAGATGTCATGGACAACACCTGCAATCTTATTGCGATAGGTGTTCTTGACTGGTAAGACTTGACGACCATTTCTGCTAGCGATAATGCCTTCCGTCAACATCTGCGCTTTTTGCTTGAGCAAGTCTTGCAAGACATCTCGAACTTGACTCTCGCTATCATGGATTTTTCGACGGATGCGTGCTAGCTCTTCACTGGCGAAATTTTCGATAAATCCTGCATCATTTAGGGCTTGAAGACCCCCTTGCAAGTGTGGAAAATCATGCAGTTTTTCAAACCATCTCGCCAACTGCTCCAAGCGTACGTTTTCGAGATTGGTATAAAAACCTTGCAACTCTCTGCTAGCAAGCAAGACTCGTTTGAGGAGCAGGAACTCCTCAATATTGAGGTCCGCCCCCATCTCCAGACGCTTGCAGACAGCTGAAATCTCACGTGTCGCTAGGATGGTAAAGTGGGGTTGCTCCACAAATAGGGCTTGCATTTCCTCCATCTCTGTAAAGGCTTGCTTGATCTTATCCACCTTGGCAGTTGGAGCCAAGCCTTTTAGCTCCTCTAGTCCTTGTTCTGTCAAGAGATGCGGTTCAAACAAGGTTTTGATTTTATTAAATTCTAAGGTTTCTAGTATTTTTGTATTCATATTCTTTCCTTGTATGCTTGTTTACAAGATTATAGCAACTAGAGGTTTTGACCTAGTCGTCCAATCTGTAAACAAAGGGCTAGGAAAAATCCCGCCCTTTTTATCCGATTAAATTTGTCACCCAGAGTTGTTTGATAAGGTTTGTCGTAAAAGGGACACTTTGGATGAGGTGTTTGGCTACTATACTTTTTTCGAGTGAATTTTGAATGACTGCCAGAGGCACTGTTGCAAGAATGGTCAGAGCCATTTGCAATACAAATAAGGTTACCAATAGAGACAAAAGGCCTGATCCGATACGCAACCATTTGGCATCAAGCTTTTTAGTTGGAATCAAGTGCAGGAACAAACCGACAAAACGTCCGATACTATAACAAATTCCGAAAACTAAAAGATAGGCTAGACCCGCATAAAAGACCTTGTCTAGCTGAAACAGCTGGTCTGAAGGGAAGAAAAAGGTTCCCTGTCCTTCCTGAGGATTGGCATAAGGGACAAGTAAGTGGAAGTAATTTCCCAATGATTTATAAAACTGTCCCGCAACAAAGGCTGAAATCACTGCAACGAGGAAATAATAAACTTGCAGAACCAAACCTCTACGGTAGCCGATGTAAAAGCCCCAAGCCAGAACCAATAAGAGTAGGATTGAAATCATAGGGAGTCCTCAATCTTGCTCTGTTCTTGTTTGACAGCAATCAACTTGTGGCGGAGTTCTAACAACTCTTGCTCCTTGTCATCAAATTCAATCTCACGGTTGAGCTGTGTAGACAGACAGTTGACCGCCAAAAGAAGCGCAATGGTTTCATCATCCGCCCCAGGCATTTGTTCTTTAATTGCTTGGTATTTTTCAGTCGCAACCTTGGCAATTTCCTCCATAAAGAGGTTGTCATGCTCGGTTGTCAAGGTTAATGTCTTTTTTCCGAATGTAAACTTATATCGATTTAGATTTGCCATAAAATTCACCTCACGATATTATACCAAATTTCGCTAACTTTGTCAGTTTTTACCAATTCTCCTGCTTTTGTGGTACAATAGAGACTATGGCAAGTATCACACTCACACCAAGTGAACAGGAAATTCAGAGCTTTTTAAGTCAGTATCAGAAGGCTCTCAGTCCTAGTAAAAATCCCTATATCCGCTATTTTTTGCGCTTTCCTCAGGCAACGGTTTCCATCTATACTTCTGGAAAAGTCCTCCTGCAGGGCGAAGCTGCTGAGCAGTACGCCGGTTTCTTTGGCTATCAGGTTGTAGAGGAAACCAGTGGTCAAGATTTTCCTATGATTGGGACCGATGAGGTGGGAAATGGTTCCTACTTTGGTGGGTTGGCTGTCGTGGCTTCCTTCGTAACACCTGACCAGCATGACTTCTTGCGAAAACTGGGTGTGGGGGATTCTAAGACTCTGACAGACCAAAAGATTCGTCAGATTGCCCCAATCCTCAAGGAAAAAATCCAGCACCAAGCGCTCCTCCTTTCACCTAGCAAGTACAATGAAGTTATCGGTGAGCGTTACAATGCTGTTTCTGTAAAGGTTGCCCTTCACAATCAGGCTATCTTTCTTCTCCTTCAAAAAGGAGTCCAGCCAGAAAAAATCGTGATTGACGCTTTTACAAGTCCTAAAAACTATAACAAGTACTTGGCGCAAGAAGCCAACCGTTTTCCAAACAAAATTAGCTTAGAAGAAAAAGCCGAGGGAAAATACCTGGCTGTTGCAGTTAGCTCCATCATCGCTCGTGACCTCTTCCTCGAAAACTTGGAAAATCTTGGACGAGAACTGGGCTACCAACTGCCAAGTGGCGCTGGAACTGCATCTGATAAGGTTGCAAGCAAAATCCTTCAAGCCTATGGCATGAAAGGACTTCGTTTCTGTGCCAAACTGCATTTTAAAAATACTGAAAAAGCCAAAAAACTTCTATAGAGGTAAACCATGAACTATTTAAAATCATTTATAAAAGAATGGGGAGTTTTCTTCCTGATTATCGCACTGGTCGGTCTTAGCCGTATCTTTCTTTGGAGCAATGTCCGTGTGGAAGGACACTCTATGGACCCTACCTTAGCTGACGGAGAAGTTCTCTTCGTTGTTAAACACCTCCCAATTGACCGCTTCGACATTGTGGTTGCGCATGAGGAAGACGGAAATAAAGACATTGTTAAAAGGGTTATCGGCATGCCTGGAGATACCATCCGCTACGAAAATGACAAACTCTTTATCAACGGTGAAGAAACGAATGAACCTTACCTAGCTGAGTACCTCAACTTGTTCAAAACAGAAAAGTTGCAGAACACCTATACTGGAAAAGGATTTGAAGGCAATAAGGGAGTTTACTTTAGAGAACTTGCTCAAAAAGCACAAGCCTTTACGGTCGATGTCAATTCCAATACCAGATTCAGCTTTACTGTCCCTCAAGGCGAATACCTTCTCCTTGGTGACGATCGTCTAGTCTCTAGCGACAGCCGCCATGTCGGTACCTTCAAGGCCAGCGATATAAAAGGTGAAGCAAAATTCCGTTTCTGGCCACTTAACCGTATCGGAACTTTTTAAGATAAGGAAGAGGCCGAGAATGCTAAGTCTCAGCCTCTTTTTCTATTGCGAGAAGCAGACCTTTTAGTCTCCTAGCTTGTTGAAAGAAACTAAGGGTACAACTCTCACGAACTCATGTAAAGGAAACCTATGGAAGTTTATTTTTCAGGCACCATTGAACGGATTATTTTTGAAAATGTTAGTAATTTTTATCGCATCCTCCTCCTAGATATCGAAGATACCAATGCGGAGGACTTTGACGATTTTGAAATCATCGTTACAGGAACCATGGCGGACGTGATTGAAGGGGAAGACTACACTTTTTGGGGACAAATCGTTCAGCACTCCAAGTATGGGGAACAGCTGCAGATCAGCCGTTATGAGCGGGCAAAACCAACTAGCAAGGGCCTCGTCAAGTACTTTTCCAGTAGCCATTTCAAAGGAATTGGACTCAAAACTGCCCAGAAAATCGTTGATAGCTATGGTGACAATACCATAGACGAAATTCTGGAGCATCCTGAAAAGCTGGAAAGCATTTCTGGACTCTCTGCCAAAAACCGTGAGGCTTTTGTCTCCACCCTCCGTCTCAACTATGGGACAGAAATGGTCTTGGCAAAACTAGCTAACTACGGCATTCCCAATAAACTGGCCTTTCAGATTCAAGACTTTTACAAGGAAGAAACGCTGGATATTGTCGAAAACTATCCCTACCAACTGGTTGAGGATATCAAGGGCTTGGGTTTTACCATTGCTGACCAATTAGCTGCCGAACTAGGCATCGAAAGTCAGGCTCCTGAACGCTTCCGTGCTGGCCTTGTTCACAGTCTTTTTCAGGGATGTATGGATACAGGCGATACCTATATGGAAGCCCGAGATTTGCTGGAACAGACCCTGACTCTCCTCGAATCTTCCCGTCCCGTGGAACTGGATCCCAGCCAAGTCGCTCAGGAATTATCTCATTTGATCGAAGAAGACAAGGTCCAGCAGATTGATACCAAAATCTTTGATAACAGCCTCTTTTTCGCCGAAGAAGGCATTCGCAGTCACTTGGTTCGTATCCTTGAAAAAGGAAAGCAGAAAAGTCAGGATTTGGAAACCATTCACAAGCATATCTCTACTGTCGAGCAAAAACTGGGGATTCAGTACGATGACATTCAAAAGCAGGCTATCTGTGACGCTATCCAGAACAAGGTCTTTATCCTGACAGGTGGACCTGGTACTGGTAAGACGACTGTTATCAATGGGATTATCGCTGTTTATGCCCTCTTAGAAGGACTCGATTTCAAGAAGAAAAGTAACTTACCTATTCTTCTCGCTGCCCCAACTGGTCGAGCGGCTCGGCGCATGAATGAATTGACAGGATTGCCAAGCGCGACCATACATCGCCATTTGGGGATGACGGGAGACGATGATACCAGCCATCTGGAAGATTATCTGGATGCCGATTTTATCATTGTAGATGAGTTTTCTATGGTGGATACTTGGCTAGCCAACCAACTCTTCTCCAACATCTCTTCAAACAGTAAAATCCTCATCGTGGGGGATAGCGACCAGCTACCTTCTGTCAGCCCTGGACAAGTCTTGGCTGACCTGCTCCAGATACCCCTGATTCCTCAAACTCGCTTGGAACGGATTTATCGTCAGAGCGAGGAATCAACTATCGTCACCTTGGCAAGTCAGATTCGACAAGGCATCTTGCCAGCTGACTTTACCCAGAAAAAGGCAGACCGTTCCTACTTTGAAATCGCTAGTGGCCATATCCCAGCTACCATTGAGAAAATCCTCGGTGCTGCCCTCAGAAGTGGTATCCCGGCTCGCGATATTCAGGTGCTAGCGCCTATGTACCGAGGAACTGCTGGCATTGACGCCATCAACCAACTCATGCAAGACCTGCTCAATCCTCTGCAAAAAGGACAAGTGAGCTTTGAAGCAACTCAGTGTCACTATCGAACAGGGGACAAGGTCATTCACCTAGTCAACGACGCCGAAGTCAATGTCTTTAATGGAGACCTAGGTTACATCACAGATTTGATTCCTGGAAAATACACCGAGTCCAAACAAGATGAGATTGTCATTGATTTCGATGGCAATGAGGTCATCTATCCTCGAAACGAATGGTACAAGATTCGTCTAGCCTATGCCATGAGTATCCATAAGTCGCAGGGAAGTGAGTTTCCCGTTGTCATCCTTCCCATCACCAGTTCCAGCAAGCGCATGCTGGAACGCAATCTCATCTATACAGCTATTACACGGGCCAAGAGCAAACTCATCCTTCTTGGTGAATTACAGGCCTTTGACTATGCAGTCAAGCATATCGGGACTGCCCGTAAGACCTATCTGATTGAGCGCTTCAAGGATCTGGTTGAAGTAGCTGACCAAACCAGCCCAGCCCCTAGCGAAACAACAAATCAAGAGGATTCTCCTCTATCCTACATCCTCACCGAGGAAAACTGGTCTAGCATCCCAGCCATGATTGGGATTACAGATGCAGACCTCAAAGAGATTTTTGGAAAATAGTGTAGCAGAAAGCCCACCTAGTCAGGTGGGCTTTTTATCTTTTAAGATTATTTTACTGTTGCAGTGCTTGTAATCAATTCAACAGCTTTTTTAATAGTGATATCGTGTTTCAACATGTCAGCTGAAAGCAAGTTTTGAACTTGTGCCACTTCCATGTTGTAGTCTGCAGCCAATTGCTCGATTTCTTTTTGGATTTCTTCTTCTGAAGCGTCAAATCCTTCAGCTTTGGCAACTGCTTCGATAACAAGGTTAGTCTTCGTACGTGACTCAGCTTCTGCTTCGTATTGTTTGTGAAGGTCTTCTTGAGTAGTTCCAGTGATTTGGA
This genomic stretch from Streptococcus sp. 1643 harbors:
- a CDS encoding carboxymuconolactone decarboxylase family protein, whose translation is MTTFTIHTVESAPAEVKEVLETVQKDNNGYIPNLIGLLANAPTALEAYRTVGAINRRNSLTPVEREVVQITAAVTNGCAFCVAGHTAFSIKQIQMNDDLLQALRNRTPIETDPKLDTLAKFTLAVINTKGRVGDEALSEFLEAGYTQQNALDVVLGVSLASLCNYANNLANTPINPELQPYA
- a CDS encoding sodium:alanine symporter family protein — translated: MLELLKALDAFAWGPPLLILLVGTGIYLTIRLGLLQVTRLPKAFQLIFTKDKGHGDVSSFAALCTALAATVGTGNIIGVATAIKVGGSGALFWMWMAAFFGMATKYAEGLLAIKYRTKDANGAVAGGPMHYILLGMGEKWRPLAIFFALAGVLVALLGIGTFTQVNSITESIQNTAQINPAITALVLSVFVGIAVFGGLKSISKVSTAVVPFMAIVYILGTLTVILFNIEKIPATLVLIFTSAFSPAAAVGGFAGASIRMAIQNGVARGVFSNESGLGSAPIAAAAAKTNEPVEQGLISMTGTFIDTLIICTLTGLTILVTGVWSGDLNGVALTQSAFSTVFSHFGPALLTIFLVLFAFTTILGWNYYGERCFEFLFGVRFIWLYRVVFVVMVLLGGFIELDMVWIIADIVNALMALPNLIALLVLSPVVIAETKKYFKH
- a CDS encoding endonuclease MutS2, with amino-acid sequence MNTKILETLEFNKIKTLFEPHLLTEQGLEELKGLAPTAKVDKIKQAFTEMEEMQALFVEQPHFTILATREISAVCKRLEMGADLNIEEFLLLKRVLLASRELQGFYTNLENVRLEQLARWFEKLHDFPHLQGGLQALNDAGFIENFASEELARIRRKIHDSESQVRDVLQDLLKQKAQMLTEGIIASRNGRQVLPVKNTYRNKIAGVVHDISASGNTVYIEPREVVKLSEEIASLRADERYEMIRILQELSERIRPHAAEIANDAWIIGHLDLIRAKVRFIQERQAVVPQLSENQEIQLLHVRHPLVKNAVANDVHFGKELTAIVITGPNTGGKTIMLKTLGLTQLMAQSGLPILADKGSRVGIFEEIFADIGDEQSIEQSLSTFSSHMTNIVDILGKVNQHSLLLLDELGAGTDPQEGAALAMAILEDLRLRQVKTMATTHYPELKAYGIETAFVQNASMEFDTASLRPTYRFMQGVPGRSNAFEIAKRLGLSDVIVGDASQQVNQDNDVNRIIEQLEEQTLESRKRLDNIREVEQENLKMNRALKKLYNELNREKETELNKAREQAAEIVELALNESDQILKNLHSKSQLKPHEIIEAKAELKKLAPEKVDLSKNKVLQKAKKKRAPKVGDDIVVLSYGQRGTLTNQLKDGRWEAQVGLIKMTLEEKEFDLVQAQQEAPVKKKQVNVVKRASGRGPQARLDLRGKRYEEAMNELDAFIDQALLNNMAQVDIIHGIGTGVIREGVTKYLQRNKHVKSFGYAPQNAGGSGATIVTFKG
- a CDS encoding CvpA family protein; protein product: MISILLLLVLAWGFYIGYRRGLVLQVYYFLVAVISAFVAGQFYKSLGNYFHLLVPYANPQEGQGTFFFPSDQLFQLDKVFYAGLAYLLVFGICYSIGRFVGLFLHLIPTKKLDAKWLRIGSGLLSLLVTLFVLQMALTILATVPLAVIQNSLEKSIVAKHLIQSVPFTTNLIKQLWVTNLIG
- the zapA gene encoding cell division protein ZapA → MANLNRYKFTFGKKTLTLTTEHDNLFMEEIAKVATEKYQAIKEQMPGADDETIALLLAVNCLSTQLNREIEFDDKEQELLELRHKLIAVKQEQSKIEDSL
- the rnhC gene encoding ribonuclease HIII, translating into MASITLTPSEQEIQSFLSQYQKALSPSKNPYIRYFLRFPQATVSIYTSGKVLLQGEAAEQYAGFFGYQVVEETSGQDFPMIGTDEVGNGSYFGGLAVVASFVTPDQHDFLRKLGVGDSKTLTDQKIRQIAPILKEKIQHQALLLSPSKYNEVIGERYNAVSVKVALHNQAIFLLLQKGVQPEKIVIDAFTSPKNYNKYLAQEANRFPNKISLEEKAEGKYLAVAVSSIIARDLFLENLENLGRELGYQLPSGAGTASDKVASKILQAYGMKGLRFCAKLHFKNTEKAKKLL
- the lepB gene encoding signal peptidase I, with product MNYLKSFIKEWGVFFLIIALVGLSRIFLWSNVRVEGHSMDPTLADGEVLFVVKHLPIDRFDIVVAHEEDGNKDIVKRVIGMPGDTIRYENDKLFINGEETNEPYLAEYLNLFKTEKLQNTYTGKGFEGNKGVYFRELAQKAQAFTVDVNSNTRFSFTVPQGEYLLLGDDRLVSSDSRHVGTFKASDIKGEAKFRFWPLNRIGTF
- a CDS encoding ATP-dependent RecD-like DNA helicase; the encoded protein is MEVYFSGTIERIIFENVSNFYRILLLDIEDTNAEDFDDFEIIVTGTMADVIEGEDYTFWGQIVQHSKYGEQLQISRYERAKPTSKGLVKYFSSSHFKGIGLKTAQKIVDSYGDNTIDEILEHPEKLESISGLSAKNREAFVSTLRLNYGTEMVLAKLANYGIPNKLAFQIQDFYKEETLDIVENYPYQLVEDIKGLGFTIADQLAAELGIESQAPERFRAGLVHSLFQGCMDTGDTYMEARDLLEQTLTLLESSRPVELDPSQVAQELSHLIEEDKVQQIDTKIFDNSLFFAEEGIRSHLVRILEKGKQKSQDLETIHKHISTVEQKLGIQYDDIQKQAICDAIQNKVFILTGGPGTGKTTVINGIIAVYALLEGLDFKKKSNLPILLAAPTGRAARRMNELTGLPSATIHRHLGMTGDDDTSHLEDYLDADFIIVDEFSMVDTWLANQLFSNISSNSKILIVGDSDQLPSVSPGQVLADLLQIPLIPQTRLERIYRQSEESTIVTLASQIRQGILPADFTQKKADRSYFEIASGHIPATIEKILGAALRSGIPARDIQVLAPMYRGTAGIDAINQLMQDLLNPLQKGQVSFEATQCHYRTGDKVIHLVNDAEVNVFNGDLGYITDLIPGKYTESKQDEIVIDFDGNEVIYPRNEWYKIRLAYAMSIHKSQGSEFPVVILPITSSSKRMLERNLIYTAITRAKSKLILLGELQAFDYAVKHIGTARKTYLIERFKDLVEVADQTSPAPSETTNQEDSPLSYILTEENWSSIPAMIGITDADLKEIFGK